In the genome of Pusillimonas sp. T7-7, the window GCGCTGCGGGTGCAGGGCGAGTTGCCCGACGATCTGGTGCCGCAGTGGAACGTGACCAAGCGCTTTGCGCGCCTGACCCGTCAGGGCGACTTTCTGGTACTGGAAATGGATGTGGTCGCCGCCGGCGGCGTGTCCGACACTTATCTGCGTGCCACGACCGAGCTGTGGGACCGCTTGCTGCAAGAGTTTCTCATGTATTTGCGCACGTTTGCCAGCCAGGCTGCTGGCGCGGCGGCCAGTGCGGTCTCTGCCGAGGGCGCTGGCCTGGCCGAGCCGGTGGCGGCGGTGGACACACCGGCCGAAGGGGTTGAACAAGCCAACGACGCAGAGCAAACGGTTTAAGGACGGTCCACCATGAAGTTAAGTCGAACGCATGTGGCGATGGTTCTGGGTGCGGGCGCCGTTATTGGCGCAGGCTGGCTGATCGCGAGCCCTTCGTCGCAACAGGCGGCGCCGCTTTCCAGCGCGCAAGCGGCCATTACCGAAACCGGGCAACCCGCTTCGGCCGTCGCGACGCCGCCCGCAGCGTCCGCAGCCGTGGCTTCGGCCATGCACGCGCCCGCCGTGGCCCGTTTGGGCAACGTGGCGGTCAGGCAGGACGAAATGGAGCAACTGCTGCGCAGCTTGCCCCCCGCCACGCGCGACCAATTGAAAGAGGATCGTCCTGCGCTGGACCAGTGGCTGCGAGCCCGCTTGGCCGAAGAGGCGTTGTTGGCCCAGGCCGTGGCGCAAGGCTGGAAGGAGCGCCCCGAGATCAAGCAGCTCACGGATGCCGCCGAGCGGCAGGTGGTGCTGCAAACCTATTTGGAGTCGGTCAGCCAGGTGCCGGCCGCCTACCCATCGCAAGAAGAGCTGCAAGCCGCTTATGAGGCCAACAAGGCCCAGTTCACCACGCCGGCGCAGTATCGGGTCAGCCAGATATTCCTGGTCGCGCCTTATCAGGATGCTGAGGCCGTGGCCAAGATGCGCAAGCAGGCTGGCGAACTGGTCAAAAAAGCGCGCGCCGACAAGGCCGATTTCGCGGCACTGGTCAAGGAGCACTCGCAGGACGAAGCCACGGCCGCACGCGGCGGCGACACGGGTTGGGCGCCGCTGCAGCAACTGGTACCAGAAATACGGACCTCGGTGGCCGCACTGGATAAAGGCGCGGTGTCCGAGCCCATCCAGTCGCAGGCGGGCTTTCATATTCTGAAGCTGGTCGATCAGCGCGCGCCCGTTACGCCGGAGCTGGCACAGGTGCAAGAACAATTGCGCGAAGCGCTGCGCCGCCAGCGAAAAAGCACCGTAGCCAAAGCGTATCTCGAAGGTCTGGTCGATGCCGGCACCTTGAGCATCGATGGCGCCACGCTGAATGCTGCTTTCGACGCAGTACCGTAAGCCGTGATGAACGAGCAGGACAGGGGCAAGGTGCTGCGCGGTTGTCTGGACAAGCGCATGCTCGCCACATTGGGCACGGCTTATCCGGCGCAGGGCCGCCAATACACGCACCTGACGCCGCGTATCGTGGCGGCGCTCGGCGAAATCCAGTCGCTCAGCCAGATTGAGTTGCCGCTGCTGCCCACCGAGGACCTCGGGACGCTGGATCGCACCGATGTCACGGCTTTGTACCGGATGCTGCGCACCGTGTATTTGGCAGAGTTGGTTTTTGGGGATGCGTGCCGTGCACGGGATTGGCTGTGTGCTCCCAAGCGGCGGCTGCGCGGCAGGGTGCCGCTGCTGATTGCCGGGCATTTGGAACACGCGCATCGATTGGAGCATTGGTTGATGGAGATCGACGAAGGATGTCGCCTGTAATGACCCTTTGGCGTTTGTGCAATGGCACGCAGTTTTGGGACAACCACAATGCCGGTGGGCGTTGGTACCCGCCCGGACGTGGCGTGATTGCGCTGGATCCCACGCCGGCCGCGGCCCTGTGCGCCGCCTTGGCGTTTGCCGAAGTCGCGCATCCGCGTCTTTTGCCCAGCGGCTATCGATTGCATCAGCTTGAGGTACCTCAGGAGGCGACATTGCCTGTGCAAGCGCCACGCCGCTGGCACAGTGACCTGCAATTGACGCGCGCGCTTGGCCAGGATTGGCTCGATACGGGAAAGTCCCTGTTGCTTTGCGTGCCCACAGTGCATGGCGGCTATCAATACTTGTTGAATACCCGTCACCCTGATGCGCAAAAATGCCGACTGCAGGCCAGTTTTTCCTACCCGTTTGGCCAGAGCGTGGCGCAGGTGCAATCTCTATTGAGCGAGGACGCTGAATGGCTGGCGGTGCTGGAGGCCAATGAAGTCCAGGCGCCGGCTTGAGCCGCCAGGACGGGTTTGAGCGCCATGGGAGAGCGAACGTGATCAGATGCCATATGGTTCGGGGTGCATTTGCGCTTGCCTTGACGGTGTGCATGGGTCATGCCGGCGCACAGCCGGGCCGGGGGGTATCAAGGCCGGCCTTGGACGCCCATGCCAGTGGCATTCTATTGAACGCGTCGGGCGACGTGCTGACGGCACGGCACGCCGTGGCCAATTGTGACGCATTGTTCGTGGTCAAGGACGCGCGCGTGGTGCCTGTACACATCAAGGCCGCCAGCATCACGCAAGACCTGGCGGTGCTGGCCACGCCGATCAAACCGTATCTGAGTGCCACGTTTCCCTCCGATGCCGCCTTGGCCGCGCGCAGTCAGCCGGTGTTTGCCGACGGCTATAACGCGCTGCGCCGCATGCCTGACCGGGCCAGTGTGGTTTTCAATGCCATTACGGCGCCGGCCACCGGCGAGCTGTCGCTGCTGTCGCCCGCGCAGCCGGGCGCCAGTGGCAGCGCGGTGCTGGGCGCGGGCGGCTTGCTGCTGGGCATGGTCACCGAGCGGGTGGCGGTGGATGGGACCAGCTCGGGCACTGTGCCGTTGAGCAGGGCGGGCAGCACGCGCAGCAATACGGTGGCAGGGCGCGTCAAGGCCGTTGCCACCGCAGACATTACGGCGTTCTTGCGGGCGCATGATATTGCATACACCCAAAGCGACGCCCCGCAGTTGGGGAGCTTGCAGGCGCAGGCGCCGCGCGCCGCCACTTTGTCGGTGGGCGTGATCTGCGGCTAAAGACGGACGCAGCAGCCCACCATTATTTATAAACCTGTCTTGCAGCATTCACGAATGAACACTGCCGACATAGCCGGAGCAGTCAAATGAATCCAGAACAGGGCTCGCCGCAGGTCTCGTCAAGCGTGGCCAAGGCAGTCTCCATCTCGCGGCGCCCCTGGTGGCGCCGGGTGCGCGATACGTTCGCCGGGCTGATGGGCGCAGGCCTGGTGGCCGGTGCTGCCGGGGTCGCCGCTCAGAGCGCGCCCGCCCACTGGATGGCTTATGCGCAATTGGCCAGCAATCAACTGCATGACTGGTTAAGTGACGCTGAAAATGAATCGGCGACGCGCTTGTACGAATGGGGCCAGGCGCGTCTGGCCGGACAAGCCGGTACAGCAGCGCCCGAGTCCGTGGTGGTGCGCCTGTGGCTGGATGCAAAAGGCCGCGTCGAGCGCGCTGAGTTTACGTCGCTGGGCGATATGCAGGCCGATGCCGATCTGCGCCAGGTGTTGACCACACAGCCGCTGTCCGAGCCGCCGCCAAGCGATATGGCCCAGCCGATGATTTTGCAGTTGACGTTGGATGGCGGGGTGGAATAAGGGCCGTCGTATGGCTCCCCGTCGTTATTGTTCAGCGGGCCGGGAGATAGCTGAAAACCTTTGGCATCACAAATGTGTCATATTGAGTAGGTAGCATGGCGACTTTCATCCTCGATCAATTAAAGTGGCTGTGCTCTTGCCTTGTTCGCGCACTGCTGCGGTGCTGATCAGCATGCTCGGATTGGCTGCGTCAATCTCCAAGGCAGCCACCCCTGTTGTTGGGCAGTTGTCCGTGCCGGTTCGGGCCGCTCATGCCGGGGCGCCGCAGTCCTTCGTCTTCAGTATGTCGCCTGAACCCTTGCACGACGCGCTTCAGCAGTACAGCCGCATTACGGGCGTGTCGGTGCTTTACGACACGGGCTACGTTGCCGACAAAAATTCATCTTCCGTGCATGGCGCCTATTCGTCTCGCGAGGCGTTGGAACGACTGGTGGCAGGCACCGGGCTGCAGGTGCGTTATGCCTCGACCCGAGCCTTTACCTTGATGCCCAAGCCAGAGCCCGAGCGAAATCGGGCCGCCCGGTCGCCGTTGAACCCGGCACGGCAACAGTACTTCGGCCGCCTGCAGTCGCGCATTTTAGATGTGTTGTGTGCCGATCCGGCCATTGAAGCGGGTCGCTACAGATTGGTGCTGCGCTTTGGCGTCGGCACTGATTACAAAATAGGCCCGTTGCAGGTTGTCGCGAGCGGTCGATCAGAGTTGGAGCCGGCCATACACGCCGCGCTGTCGGGGCTGGACGTGGGGGCGGCGCCTCCGGCCGCTTTTGAGCAGCCTGCGACCATGCTGATCACTCCCCAATCTGCGCGACGCTATGGGGCGTGCCCGCCATGAGCGGCAAAGGGTTGGCGCAGTTCGCCAGGCTCTTGACCGAGCGTTACGAAACGCTTAAGTCGCAGGTGGCTCGCCGCTTGGGTTCCTCGTCAGATATGGCCGGCGACGTGTTGCATGATGCCTATGTACGTTTGGCTGGGCAGGATAACCTGAGCGAAGTGCGCTATCCCCAGTCTTATCTGGTCAATACCGCCGTGCATGTGGCCATCGACAAGATTCGCAGCGATGCGCGCATGCTTAGCGCAGCGGAGGTAGGCGCTTTTTTCGACGTCGAAGACAGTGCGCCCGGCCCTGTGCAAACCGCGCAGGCGCGGGACGAGCTTGCGCGCATGTTCAAAGTGCTCGACAGCCTGCCGCCGCGCCAGTGCGATATTCTGGTGTCCGCGCGCGTGCATGACGTCTCTCGCATCGATCTGGCTAAACGCTGGGGCATTTCCGTTCGTTTGGTTGGCCGTGAACTGCAGACGGCTCACGAATTTTGTTTTCGCGCGATGAAAGAATTAGAAGAAAAGTAAAAGAAATGTGTATGTGCTTTGTAAATTGCGTTCCTGTTTCAGAGATGCCAATCGTCTATAAGAAAAGGGCTTCACTTGACTGGGTGTGTTTCTACCGATGATCCGTGACTTGACCGGTAATGAGGTGTCTGTTGAACGGCGCGCGGCGATCAAGGCCGAGGCCGATGCCTGGGCGCGTGAGCTGGCCACGGGTCGGCCTACCACCCAAGATGGCGAGATTTTTAGGCGCTGGCGCGCGCAAAGTCCCTTGCATGAACAAGCTTGGGTGCAGGCGGCGCGCGACTGGCGCAAGCTGGGTAGTATTGCGCAAGCCTACGACGCGCAGCGCAGTGCCACGGCGGCCCGATCAGCGTCGCCGCGTATGGGGCGGCGCGTGTTCCTGGGCGCCGCGGCCTCGGCGTTTGGCGCCTTGGCCGTTGTCGCTGTCGTGCGGCCCCCCTTGGGGCTATGGCCCTCGTGGACCGAACTTGGCGCCGATTATCGAACCGCCACCGGCCAGCAGCAAGAGCTTGCCCTGGACGGTCGGATACAGGTCCTCATGAATACGCAGACGAGCCTGAATGTGCAAACGTCCGGTCAATCCGCGCGTTTGGAGCTGCTGGCCGGCGAGGCCGCCGTATCGGCGCGGCAGGGCAGCGCATGTGAAATATGGGCGGGCGATGGCCACATCAGCCTGACATCGGGTGATATAGAAGTGCGCCGCATGCAGGGCGATCAGGTCAGGGTGCGCTGCACGCAGGGTGGCGCACAGCTAAGCCATCCATTCGGCGTGGCCTCCTTGCAGGCAAACCAGGCACTGACGTATGACAGCCGGCACCTGGGTGCGCCCGTTGACATCCAGCCCGAGCCCAGCGCATGGCGTCAAGGCATGGTGGTGTTTCATAATTTACCCCTGGACGAAGCGGTTCAAGAGATCAACCGTTATCGACCCGGACGGGTGGTGCTGATGAACGACGCACTGGCGCAGCGGCGCCTAAGCGCCCGTTTCGAAGTGGGTGCGCTGGATGAGGCCATCACTCTGATTGAGCAGTTGTACCAGGCCAAGGTACGCCGCGTAGGCGATGTGGTGGTGTTGACCTGAATGGGGCCGATCGACTTATGGACTGTTTGTCATAAAAACTTCATGGCTCAGGTGTGCCGATTGGCGCCGTTGAATTCGACTATGCATGTAGGGGGCGTCGACCAAGCTCGGCTTGGCGCGGCGCCGCAACTGTATAGATCAGGATTCGATTCAACATGCCAAGGTCCGTGCCTGCTACAAAAAACACCCCGTCCACCTTTGTGTCGGAGCCCCCGGGTTTGCGCGCCCGATTAGCTAAGGTTAAGCGCGGCGGCCTGACATTGCGTCTGACCCCCCTGGCTTCGGCCCTGATTCTGGTGGCTAGCGGTTTGACCGCTCCCGATGTGCAGGCTAAGACGCGCCCCTTTAGCAGCGGCTGGTTCGCTGCCAAGGGTGCGGCGCAGACGCAGGCGGCCCGTACCGGCAGGTTACCCAACGGAATGCTGGCCGGCATCAATCCAGCGGCTCGCCAGCAGCAGGCCGCGCGCAAGCAACTGAATCGTTCAGTGCAGAACCTGGGCAGTGCGGCGGCGGCCATTGCCGCCCAGCAGGCGGCGCAGGCGGCGGCGCGGGCCGCGGCGGCCCACGAACCTTCGGCGGCCGACGGGCTGGCCGAGGGCGGCCTGAAGGTCGATGCGGACCCGCTGACGGCCGGCTGGCTCAATGCCAAGGCGCCGGTGCAGACCCAGGAGGGCGGGCGCACCACGGTGACCATCGAGCAGACCGGCGACAAGGCCATTCTGAACTGGGAGACTTTCAATGTGGGCCGGAATACCACGGTGCAGTTCCAGCAAAAGCGCACCGACGCGGTGCTGAACCGGGTGAACGACCCCCAGGCGCGCCCAAGCCAGATCCAGGGCCAGATCAAGGCTGATGGTACGGTGATGGTCGTGAATCGCAACGGCGTGGTGTTCTCAGGCTCCAGCCAGGTCAACGTGCGCAACCTGGTGGCCGCAGCGGTGGACATGAGCGATGCGCAATTTCGTGAACGGGGTATTTACAGCGCCGAGGCCGGGGATAATCTCTACACCCCCAGTTTTGGCAACAACCTGAGCGGTTCAGGAGCGTCCACGACATCGTCTGCCGCAACGGGAGATGTCATTGTTCAAGCCGGTGCGCAGATCCATACCCATAAACCTGCCTCGGTGACCCAGGGCGGCGGTTACGTACTGCTGTTGGGCCGCGAGACGCATAACGACGGCCACATCAGCACCCCGCGTGGCCAGGCGACACTGGCCGCTGGCGACAGTTTCATCATCCGTAAGGGGAGTGGTACGGATGGCAATCAGACTTCCACGACCCGAGGAAACGAAGTGGCTACCCGTCGGGTGGCGGACAGTGAGGCCGGGTTGGTGCGTAACACTGGGTTGATCCAGGCCAGCACTGGAGACATCACCCTGACCGGCCACGCGGTCAAGCAAGAAGGTGTAGCTGTCGCTACCACCTCGGTAGATCAGCGCGGCACCATCCATCTGCTCAATAGCGTTAGTGATAACGAAGGTGACGTGACACTGGGAGACGGTAGTGTCACGCTCGTCCTGCTGGAAGACAGTGACAACACTGCACTGGACTCGCAGCGGGAGGGCCGGTTGACGCTCCCATTAGGCGGTGTTGGTGATTTCGACAATCTCAGCGGCGTGGCCGATCGTGGGGATCTATCGCGTATTGAGATCGTTAGTGGCGGCCGGGTGACGTTCGCGGATGATTCAATGACCTTGGCCACTGGCGGTGAAATAGTGGCGACGGCGCTCGAGCGCGCCACGGTGGCTGATGGCGCGATGATAGATGTTTCGGGGGCTGTAGGTGTGAAGATGGCTATGGAGGCCAACAGTCTTCAGATCAATATTCAGGGCAATGAGCAGCGTGATGCACCGGTCAATCGGGATTCGGGCACACTTAACAGTGAACGTGTTTGGATTGATATACGGAAATTGATTTATGTGCCCGCTGGCACCCATGGCTACGAGTCTGACCGTTGGTACACTGCCGGCGGACTGCTGGAAGTGGGCGGTTATCTAGCTAATCGGGGGCGCCCAGTTGGAGAGTGGATGGCTCAGGGAGGGACTGTCACCTTCACTGGCGGCGAAGTGGTAACGCAGCGAAGTTCACAGATCAACCTCTCCGGTGGCACACTGGATGTGCAGACCGGCTATATGAATCTTAGTTGGCTGAAAGGTGATGATGGGCGGCTATATGAGGTCTCGCGGGCACCGGCGGACGTGCTCTACACCGGGATTTACAAGGGTTATGAATACGATAGCGAACGCTGGGGCCAGACGGATTATTACTATAACCCGCTGATTGGGCCGCGGCGCCGGTTGGAGAATGGTTATACGGTAGGCCGGGATGCCGGCAAACTCGTGGTGTCTACGAATGAAGCCACGCTGGAAGGCGATCTGGTCGGTGAGGTGTATCAAGGTGACCGACAGGACCGGGCGCCGCAAGCCGGTCTGGAGGGGTATTACCAATCGCAGAAAGCCCTTGCCCGGCGGGCGCAACTGGTGGTGGGACAATACATCCCCTATTACCTGAAAGACGAAGGCCGCCTGGGCTATCAGTTCAATCCGACCGTGGATACTGTGCAGATCGGTGGCGCCGCCACAGACGGTGCCCTGATGCTCAACGCGGACTGGCTCAACAGCCAGCAACTGGGCGGACTGAAGGTGGCGGCGCGTGAGCACATTGCCGTGGAGGAAGCGCTGCAACTGGCCACCGGCGGCGCCTTGCAGCTCTACAGCACCCTGGTGGACGTGAACGCCGATATCACTGCGCACGGTGGTGATATCCGGCTGGGTAATGTGGCCCGTCAGGCGGTGGGACAGGTGGAACGGGATGATGTTCTGGACGACGTTCCGGCCGGCCTGCAGGCCGGCGTCACCGTTGCGGAAGACGTCCGCCTGGATACGACCGGCCTGTGGACCAACGAACGGACCGGCGGTGATGCCCGGGACCGCGCCTGGGTGAATGGCGGCAATATCTCCCTGCGCAGCACGGGTGATGTGCAACTGCTGGCGGGCAGCGAGGTGGATGTCTCTTCTGGCGCGGCCTATAGCCGCCAGGGTGAGTTTGTTGGTGGGCGCGGTGGCGATGTCACCCTGGTGGCCGGGCACAACAACAATCCGGGTAGCTTGATACTGGACGGCCGGCTCAATGCGATCGGTGCCGAAGGAGGAGGCACCCTCCATATTGATACGAGCCAGGCCGTGGTAATTGCCGACGACAGACCGGCGGACGAGCAGGCCGCCTGGTTGCTGCCGTCGCTGTTTGCCAGCGGTTTTTCCCATTACGACATCGCCGGACGCGGCGGACTGGACATTGCGGACGGGACACAGGTAGAGGTCACGGTGCCGGTCTACCGCCCCACGCAGGCCAGTCGTGACCAGGCGGATGATGTGGCAACCAGCAATGTTCTGGAAGTCTGGTTACCGCCTGAACATATCCAGGCATACCCCGCTCGTACGGCGCTCCGGCAACGGTATGGGGCCAGTATTACCCTGACGGCAGGTGATCAGCGGGGAACGGGAACCACGGCAAACTTTGCTGATGCCCGGATCGGAGAAGGTGCCGTGCTGCGTGTGGATGCGGGGCAGACGATCTCGTTACTGGGCACCGGCAATATTCATGTGGAAGGTTCGCTTGTTGCCCCGGGCGGCGACATCTTTATTGGCGACTTGCCATTGCTTGAGGCGGCCAGTGAATCGCGGCGCTCGAACCCGGCGGTGCTGGACCGTGTCATCGAAATCGGTGCCGGGGCTCGCCTGAATGTGGCGGGCCGGGCCTATACACAGAACACCGCCGATGGCCAGGCTTTCGGCGTGGTCCGTGACGGCGGGCGTATCCGTATTGGCGGCGATGTCGATCCGTCCAGTGGTGCCGCCGACGGGGCCATGGATGCCTTTGTCGTGATTCGCGACGGTGCTAGGCTGGACGCTTCCGGTGCCCAGGCAACGGTGATTCCTGCCGGCCTTGCGGCACCGGCCGAACTGGCGTCTCGCGGTGGCGAAATCCAGTTGGCATCCAATAACGGCCTGCTGTTGCACGGCGATATGCAGGCTGGCGCGGGGGGAGAGGGCGCATCCGGCGGGTTGCTTAGCCTGGTGCTGGGTGCGCCGATTTACCTCAATACGGCACCCTCGGCGACGCGCGCCTACCGGGAACTGGTCGTTAGCGACAGCGTCGTGACGAACCCGGATCAGCCACCGGTATTCGGTCAGGCGGCGCTGAGCGCGGAGCAGGTGCGCGAAGGCGGCTTTGACCAGCTCAGTCTGTTGAGTGAAGGGGTGGTGAGTTTCGAAGGCGACGTCACACTTGCGCTGGGTCGAAGCCTCTCGGTGTATGCCCAGGTCATGGGGCTGGGGAAAGACGCAGCCAGTGATGCGCGGGTGAATCTGGAAGCGCCTTATGTCCTGCTTGCGGGCGCGCCGGGGCAGAAGGACGTGCTCACAGGCAGATTCAGACCGCAGCTCAATGCCGGCGGGACTGGCGCCTTGTCGGCGCTACAGGCCACATCAGCGGCACATCTGACCGTTGAGGCGGGCCTCATTGACGTGCGAGATCAAGTGCGTACCAGCATCAGCGCGTCAGCGGTTCCCGGCGGTGGTGAGGCGATAGACCGCGTGGGCTTTGATCAGGTCAGCCTGAGCAGTACAGGGGATCTGCGGTTTCTCAATAATGTCGCGGATATTGAGACAGCGTTGACACTACCGGGTGATCTCGATATTACCGCGGCACAGGTCTATCCGGCGACCGGGGCTTCAGCGACCATAACGGCGGGTTATCTCACCAGCACGCTGCTGGATTCTGAACGCACGCTGAGTATCTCCCGATCCACCCACGGTGATCTGCCAGACCAGCCACACTCGGTATTCGGTACGCTGGAATTGCGTGCCGGGATCATTGAGCAAGCAGGTGTACTTCGCGCGCCCCTGGGCCAGCTCCGGCTGGGTCGGCCAGGTACTGGACGTAGTGCAGAACGTGTGGTCCTGGCCCCGGGCAGTATTACCTCAGTCAGTGCGGCAGGTCTGATGATGCCTTATGGCGGCACCGTGGACGACATCGCCTGGTTGTATGGCGCTGAGGAAATCGATATCAGCGCACGGCAGTTGGCGGCGTCATCGGTGTCGGTTGCGATCAATGCGGGCAGTGTCTCCGTACAGGATGATGCGGTCCTGGATCTGTCTGCGGGCGGAGACTTACTGGGGGCTGGATTTATCCCCGGACGAGGTGGTTCCAGTGATGTGCGTTTCTCACCGCTGATTCGTGTGACAGAAGACGGCGTGATGTTTCCAGAACTTGCCACCAACCCGGTCTACGCCATTGTGCCTGGAGTGGTCTCTGGCTACGCCCCTGCTGATCCGACGCCCGGCGTTGTCGCGCCGTTGACAGGCCAACAGATCACGATTGGTGATGGTGTACCGGGGCTTGCGGCAGGTACCTACACCCTCATGCCCTCTACGTATGCACTGCTGCCGGGTGCGTTCCGCGTCGAAATCAATGGCGATGCTCTGGCGACAGGCACCGCGCCGATGCGCAATGGTTCCTGGATTGCGCCGGCGCACTTCTCGATTGCCGGCACAGGAATCAGCGACGTGCG includes:
- a CDS encoding serine protease, with the protein product MIRCHMVRGAFALALTVCMGHAGAQPGRGVSRPALDAHASGILLNASGDVLTARHAVANCDALFVVKDARVVPVHIKAASITQDLAVLATPIKPYLSATFPSDAALAARSQPVFADGYNALRRMPDRASVVFNAITAPATGELSLLSPAQPGASGSAVLGAGGLLLGMVTERVAVDGTSSGTVPLSRAGSTRSNTVAGRVKAVATADITAFLRAHDIAYTQSDAPQLGSLQAQAPRAATLSVGVICG
- a CDS encoding FecR domain-containing protein, producing MIRDLTGNEVSVERRAAIKAEADAWARELATGRPTTQDGEIFRRWRAQSPLHEQAWVQAARDWRKLGSIAQAYDAQRSATAARSASPRMGRRVFLGAAASAFGALAVVAVVRPPLGLWPSWTELGADYRTATGQQQELALDGRIQVLMNTQTSLNVQTSGQSARLELLAGEAAVSARQGSACEIWAGDGHISLTSGDIEVRRMQGDQVRVRCTQGGAQLSHPFGVASLQANQALTYDSRHLGAPVDIQPEPSAWRQGMVVFHNLPLDEAVQEINRYRPGRVVLMNDALAQRRLSARFEVGALDEAITLIEQLYQAKVRRVGDVVVLT
- a CDS encoding RES family NAD+ phosphorylase, with the protein product MTLWRLCNGTQFWDNHNAGGRWYPPGRGVIALDPTPAAALCAALAFAEVAHPRLLPSGYRLHQLEVPQEATLPVQAPRRWHSDLQLTRALGQDWLDTGKSLLLCVPTVHGGYQYLLNTRHPDAQKCRLQASFSYPFGQSVAQVQSLLSEDAEWLAVLEANEVQAPA
- a CDS encoding YbjN domain-containing protein, with translation MTTPALIESVSIERLTELLQNAGYRVTASEQNGQTQLLSASQGMGFAVRAGNPAALADHFVDYTLSCALRVQGELPDDLVPQWNVTKRFARLTRQGDFLVLEMDVVAAGGVSDTYLRATTELWDRLLQEFLMYLRTFASQAAGAAASAVSAEGAGLAEPVAAVDTPAEGVEQANDAEQTV
- a CDS encoding STN domain-containing protein, yielding MAVLLPCSRTAAVLISMLGLAASISKAATPVVGQLSVPVRAAHAGAPQSFVFSMSPEPLHDALQQYSRITGVSVLYDTGYVADKNSSSVHGAYSSREALERLVAGTGLQVRYASTRAFTLMPKPEPERNRAARSPLNPARQQYFGRLQSRILDVLCADPAIEAGRYRLVLRFGVGTDYKIGPLQVVASGRSELEPAIHAALSGLDVGAAPPAAFEQPATMLITPQSARRYGACPP
- a CDS encoding MbcA/ParS/Xre antitoxin family protein — its product is MNEQDRGKVLRGCLDKRMLATLGTAYPAQGRQYTHLTPRIVAALGEIQSLSQIELPLLPTEDLGTLDRTDVTALYRMLRTVYLAELVFGDACRARDWLCAPKRRLRGRVPLLIAGHLEHAHRLEHWLMEIDEGCRL
- a CDS encoding RNA polymerase sigma factor — protein: MSGKGLAQFARLLTERYETLKSQVARRLGSSSDMAGDVLHDAYVRLAGQDNLSEVRYPQSYLVNTAVHVAIDKIRSDARMLSAAEVGAFFDVEDSAPGPVQTAQARDELARMFKVLDSLPPRQCDILVSARVHDVSRIDLAKRWGISVRLVGRELQTAHEFCFRAMKELEEK
- a CDS encoding peptidylprolyl isomerase; translated protein: MKLSRTHVAMVLGAGAVIGAGWLIASPSSQQAAPLSSAQAAITETGQPASAVATPPAASAAVASAMHAPAVARLGNVAVRQDEMEQLLRSLPPATRDQLKEDRPALDQWLRARLAEEALLAQAVAQGWKERPEIKQLTDAAERQVVLQTYLESVSQVPAAYPSQEELQAAYEANKAQFTTPAQYRVSQIFLVAPYQDAEAVAKMRKQAGELVKKARADKADFAALVKEHSQDEATAARGGDTGWAPLQQLVPEIRTSVAALDKGAVSEPIQSQAGFHILKLVDQRAPVTPELAQVQEQLREALRRQRKSTVAKAYLEGLVDAGTLSIDGATLNAAFDAVP